In the Haemorhous mexicanus isolate bHaeMex1 chromosome 16, bHaeMex1.pri, whole genome shotgun sequence genome, ATACCCAAGTCTGTTGAGGTGAGCAGACTTGGTGATATCAATAACTGGAGGCCTATCACCATTGGGTCGACGGTGATTAGGCTATTTTCCAGGATCGCTACTGCGAGACCGTCCTGGACATGTCCCATTAACCCCCGGCAAAGGGGCTTTATCTGCGCGTCGGGTTGTGCCGAGAACCTCAAGCTGCTACAACTTGTGGTTAAAAGATCAAAGCGGGAGCATAAACACCTGGGGGTGGTGTTTGTGGACAAATTGCCAAGGCCTTAGACACTGTTTGTCACCAGCATGTAACTGAAGGTCTGAGGCCGGGAGGTGTGGATTCACATGTGTTGCAGTTGGTAAGGGAGATGTATCATTACATTAAAACGTGCATCTCCATCGGAAAGGATAAAACAGATCCCATTTACATTCGTTGGGGTGTCAATCAAGGCGACCCTATGTCACCTTTGCTGTTCAATTTGGCGATGGATCCCCTTCTATGTAAACTCGAAAATGAAGGTCAAGGGTTCCAGCATGGAGAGTGGAAAGTTACGGCCATGGCATTTGCTGACGACCTGGTGCTACTGAGTGATTCTTGGGAAAGCATGCAACGTAACATCAAAATTTTGGAGGCCTTTTGTCAGCTAACAGGTCTACATACTCAGGGGGAGAAATGTCATAGCTTTTACATCAAGCCAACCAGGGACTCATATACCATCAACTATTGTCTCATATGGGTAATAAATGGATCCCCCCTAAACATGATCGACCCAGGGAGTTCAGAGGAATATCTTGGCAGGTGGGTTGATCCTTGGACTGGTTTTGCGGATTCTGGATTACCAGAGAAACTTGCAGACTGGCTCCAGCGGATTGGGTGTTCATCCCTGAAGCCTCTTCAGAAGGTCAATATACTCAGGACTTATACCATCCCGAGACTGATCTATCTGGCCGACCATACAGAGGTCAATGTGGGCCTCCTCGAATCCCTTGACATGTCAATTCGAAAGTGGTCAGGGAGTGGCTTCACCTCCCACCGAGTAACGTGCGATGCAATCTTGTATTCGAGTTTTAAGGATGGTGCTTTGGGTATCATCAAGTTGGCGGCGCTAATTCCAAGCATACAAGCGCAGAGACTTCATAGACTGGCTCAATCTTTGGATGAGGCTCTTGTTGGCTTTTTAAAGGATGAACAGCTAGATCAGGTATTTGAGAGACTATGGATAAAAGCAGGAGGGAGACAAGAGTCCATCCCGTCGATTTGGGAACCCTTACCAGAggttggtggtggtggtgttgaGGCCCAGTCGGAGTGGGAGGCACCCACTTCCAAAGTCCGCTATCCAAGACCCTGCGATTGGCGGAAAATTGAGTTTGAGAGGTGGGTACATCTGGTTGCTCAAGGCCACGGTATTGAGAATTTAGTGAATGATGTCATCAGTAATGCTTGGATAAGGCAGTATAAGGGCATACCTCCCCAAAAACTTATAACAgccctccagctcagagccaaTGTCTACCCGACACGTGAATTCCTGGCAAGGGGTAGGCATGAGGAAGCTGTTCGATCCTGCAGACACTGTGGAGCTAGATTTGAAACAGTGGCCCACATTGTCGGCAATTGTCCAATTACTCAGGAGGCCAGGATTAAAAGACATAACATCGTCTGTGAGGTACTTAGCCTGAGGCTAGGGCGGAGAATTGGACTGtcttccaggagctgcacttGAGAGATAAAGTTAATGAACTGTTTAAGCCGGATTTGATCTTTGTTAAGGGGTCCAAGGCGGTAGTGGTGGACGTGACAGTGAGGTACGAGCACTCTGACTCCTCATTGAGGGAGGCCACCTCAGAAAAGGTGAGGAAGTATCAACGCCTTCACCTACAGATCCAACATCTGACTAATGTAAAAGATATAGACTATGCTGGCTTCCCCATGGGGGCCCATGGTAAATGGTTTGGCAAAAAGGCTGAGCTGCTATCGACCCTTGGCCTCTCTAAAACGAGGCTAGAGAGGACTGCTCGGGCCCTGGCATCTACAGTACTTTTTGCCTCTGTAGATATTgtgctttttgggttttaagCAGGAGGTGTCAGAAAAGTTACCACAGGGATAACTGGCTTGTGGCGGCCAAGTGTTCATAGCGACGTCGCTTTTTGATCCTTCGATGTCGGCTCTTCCTATCATTGTGAAGCAGAATTCACCAAGCGTTGGATTGTTCACCCACTAATAGGGAACGTGAGCTGGGTTTAGACTGTCGTGAGACAGGTCTGATGATGTGTTGTTGCAATAGTAATCCTGCTCAGTACGAGAGGAACCGCAGGTTCAGACCCCTGGTGCGTGCGCTTGGCTGAGGAGCCACTGGCGCGAGGCTACCATCTGCGGGCTTATGACTGAACGCCTCTAAGTCAGAATCCTGCCTAGACGTAGCGATACCGCAGCGCCGCCGGCGCCTCGGTGGGCTCGCGATAGCCGGCCGCCCCCCCGCCCGCGGGCGGGCCCGGTGCGGAGCGCCGCTCGTGGTTGGGAACGGAGGGGCGGACGGAGGTGGCGCCGCCTCTCCCCCGTCGCGTACCGCATGATCGTGGGGCACCCGGCGCTAAATCATTCGTAGACGACCTGATTCTGGGTCAGGGTTTCGTACgtagcagagcagctccctcgCTGCGATCTATTGAGAATCAGCCCTCGACACAAGCTTTTGTCACCTAGGTCTCTCTCTCGAACACTCAGGGGCCAGCCTGCCGCGACCTCCGGCATTGCAGGCGCGGtctgcctttttccttctcttcctccgAGGTCTCCTTGGCGGGCTGGGGCTGACAGGGGTCCCCGGTGGCGCGGGCCCGCAGGGCGCCCGCGCCCGCACGGTCCACCTTCACGCTCTTCTCCGCGCGGGTCTTGGACCCGATACGCGGAgtccaggggctggggcagtgaGCCGAAAGGGCCGCATGTTGCCAGCGCAAGAGAgaggccccgccgggccgcgTGGCCTCGACTTCCCTCTGCACAGGTCCCGGGCCCGATATGTGGGGCGGGGGCTTGGCTGCGCTGGcaggggaggcggcggcgggtcTCCCGACACCGCGCGCGAGGGCGCGTGGTGAGGGGGAAGGCCCATTTGCTGCCGTCTCAGGTCGCGGGAGTAGACCTGGTGTCCACGGGAAAGGCAACCGGCGGCGGTGGAGGCAGCGGAGGCGGGATCCAGGTGGCGGCGGGATCCTGGCGCACGTTTCTGGCAGCCCTGGGCGCTCCACCGGCCCGGGACAGAGGGAGAGTGCCTCCGCCGCGACCTCCTCCCTCCCATCCGAGCACGGTATACGTGGCTGTGACTTTCCTGAGGCAGCTTGGGTCAGTACAGCTACTAAATGCGGTGAAACAAATTCCTCGGCAAAGGGCTACATGGCTTTTTGTCTGAAACCTGGCCCCCCGGTTTCAGAGAGGGGCAAAAAGTTTGGAGATGGACTTCAATTCGAAGGTACAAAATCCGGATCTATTCCTTTGGAGGGGGTCTGGGGCCCACCGGTCTGCCTGTCCAGGGTATCTGTGGACACTCAGACTTCCCACTCCGACtgggtagacctgttgtccagGGGTCTACCCGGCACAAATTTTTCTGACCCCCAGCAGGTAGACCTGTTGTCTAAACTTTACTTAACATCTAAACCCACCAATTTGgcagaaaattaattgaatttgcTGGTAAAGTTTCCTTTAGAGCTCTATCGGTCAGACTTGCATGTGCATGAGGGTGTTCATTTTTCTGTGGGTTGGGAGGTGTTGAGCAGGCTGCCTGAGGTGTACGAACAACTTGCACCACAACCGTGTGTGGgagaaaatttagatttttctaGCCCTCCACGAGACAGTTTTGAAACGTTTGTACCTGAGGAGGAAAGGGGGGAGAAGGCGTGTGTGAGCACACTGGAAACATTGCCTCCAGTGCCCGGTAAGCCCAGGGAGCAAACGCCAGATGACATCGTGAGGGTGAGTGTTCCTGACAAAAATCCACCTTGTCCTTGCTGTGGTATCCGGGTCAACTCTGTGTTGAACCTGATCGAACATCTAAAGGGGTTGCACGGGAAAAGGAGGGTTTGCTTTCGGTGTGTGAaatgtggaaaggaaaatactaACTATCATAGTGTGGTTTGTCATTTCGCAAAATGCAGGGGTCCAGAAATTGTAAAAGCTCCAGCAGGCGAGTGGATCTGTGAGGCATGCGGCAGAGATTTTACAACTAAAATTGGCCTGGGACAACATAAAAGATTGGCACATCCATCAGTAAGAAATCAAGAAAGGATCGTTGCTTCCCAACCGAAAGAAACATCAAAGAGAGGAGCCCACAAAAGATGCTGGacaaaagaggaggaagaacagCTGATAAGATTGAAGGCACAGTTCGAGGGAAACAAAAACATCAATAAGCTTATTGCCGAACACCTGACAACCAAAAGGGCTAAGCAAATCAGCGACAAGAGAAGACTGCTGCCCAGGAAGCTGACAGGTGGGACTGATGAGGAACCTGGGGTGAGTCATCGCACCAGGAGAGCAGCTAGGACCTGGGAACAGAACCTGGGGTGGATCATCTGCCAGGAAGGACAGCTGCCGGAGGGAAAACAATGGCCAAGATAAGGGGACACCTTGATAAGAAGAACAGCTGCTGCCGGGAAGCCATCGACCAGCAGAGGgtgggggagctgcaggctcaTTATCACAAGGTGCTCGAGGAACGCTTATCAGCTGGAGCAATTAACACCTTCTCCGGAGCATTCAAGCAATTAATGGACGGCCAGGAAATCCAGCCAGTGGTTAACCAAACATCAAAGGACTGCTTTGGATGCTTGGAATCGATAAGCCAGATAAGAACAGCGACCCGTgggaaaaattacaaaaataaacagggGACCCAGGAGAAGGAGCCAAGAAAGCCGTTTCAGAAATGAATGAAGGAGAGGGCGATCCAAAGAGGTAATTACCTACGTTTCCAGTGTTTATTCTACCTGGACAGGGGGAAACTAGCTAAAATTGTTTTGGACGACATGGAATGCTTGTCCTGTGATATATCACCCAGCGAAATTTATTCGGTATTCAAAAGCAGGTGGGAAACACCTGGTAATTTTTCTGGCCTTGGGGACTTTGAAATTAACGGGAAGGCTGACAACAGTGCCTTCAGGGACTTAATCACGGctaaagaaattgaaaaaaatgtgcAGGAAATGAGCAAGGGCTCGGCTCCGGGTCCAGATGGGATTACTCTTGGGGACATCAAGAAGATGGATCCCGGATATTCCTGGACCACCGAGATCTTCAACCTATGGTTAACATCTGGGGAACTCCCGGACATGGTGAGGGGGTGCAGGACTGTTTTAATTCCTAAATTAATCAAACTGGACCGTTTAAAGGACAATAATAACTGGAGGCCTATCACGATCAGTTCCATCTTGCTGAGACTCATCTCCAGGATCATAACAGCCAGGCTGAGTAACGCGTGCCCCTCAACCCAAGGCAAAGAGGCTTtatcagagcagcaggatgctctgAGAACCTGAAACTACTGCAGACTATAATTTGGACTGCCAAAAGAGAGCACAGACCGCTGGGTGTTGTATTTGTGGACATTGCCAAGGCCTTTGATACAGTAAGCCACCAGCACATCATACATGCTTTGCAACAAAGAAAAGTGGATCCCCACATCCTCGGCCTGGTGAACAATATGTACAAGAACATCAGTACGTACATCACCACAAAAAGGAACGCACACACGGACAAAATCCAAATCAAGGTGGGAGTAAAGCAAGGTGACCCACTATTCCCCCTTTTATTTAACCCAGCAACAGAGCCCCTGTTGGGCAAGCTGGAAGAGTGTGGCAAAGGATACCAACGAGACGGCAGCAGCATCACAGCAATGGCATTTGCAGACGACTTGGTTTTATTGAGCGACTCCTGGGAAAGCATGAAAGCGAACATCGCAATACTAGAGACCTTCTGCAATCTCACCGGTCTCAaaacacagggggaaaaatgcCACGGCTTTTACATCAAGCCCACTAAGGATTCTTACGCCGTCAATAACTGCGCTGCTTGGACCATCAACGGCACACCCCTGAACATGATTGACCCCGGAGAATCTGAGAAGTACCTCGGCCTGCAGTTTGACCCCTGGACTGGGATAGCAAAACCCGATCTCTCCGCAAAGCTAGACTTCTGGCTCAAACAAATTGATCAAGCTCCACTTAAACTTCTGCAAAAGCTGGATATCCTCAAAACATACACCACTCCTCGACTGACCTACCTGGCAGACCACTCAGAACTGAAGGCAGGGGCCCTCCAAGCCCTGGACCAAAAAATCCGAACAGCGGTCAAGGACTGGCTGCACCTGCCCTCGTGCACCTGCGATGCCATCTTGTACTCGAGCATGACTGACAGCGGTTTGGGTGTTACCAAATTGGCAGGGCTGATCCCCAGTGTGCAAGCCCGAAGGCTGCATCGGATTGCGCAGTCCTCGGATGAGACAATGAAGAATTTCCTAGAGAAAGATCAAATGGAACAAATGTATAAGAAACTATGGATTCAAGCTGGAGGGGAAAGCGAGAAGACGCCCTCGATTTGGGAAGCACTGCTGGCGACAGAACCATCCAACAGTGCAGACACAACTTCGGAGTGGGAAGCACCGATCCTGAAAAGCAAATTTCCTAAACCATGTGATTGGAGgagaaaggaattaaaaaaatggaCCAAATTAGTTTCCCAGGGCCGTGGAATTAGGAATTTTGAAAGTGATAAAATTAGTAACTATTGGCTTCAGTACTATAGACGCATACCTCACAGGAAACTCCTCACTGCATTACAACTCAGGGCCAACGTCTACCCCACGAGAGAATTTCTCTCACGGGGTAGAGAGGATAGTTCCATCAAGACATGTAGACATTGCGCTGCGGACATTGAAACGTGGGCCCACATCGTCGGCTTTTGCCAAGTGACGCAGGACGCCCGAATCAAGAGGCACAATCACATCTGTGAGAGGCTGATTGAGGAGGCGCAGAAGAGGGACTGGGTAGTGTACAAAGAACCACACATAAGGGATGCCACCATAGAACTGTACAAACCAGACCTGATATTTGTGAAAGACACTCGTGCACTTGTCGTGGATGTGACGATACGATACAAAGCAACCAAATCTTCCCTGGAAGAAGCCGCTGCAGAGAAAGTGAACAAGTACAAACATTTGGAAACCGAGGTACGAAACCTCACCAATGCAAAGGACATTGTTTTCATGGGCTTTCCCCTTGGGGGGCGGGGGAAATGGTACAAGGGAAATTCTGAACTTTTGAGTACTCTTGGCCTCCCTAAATCGAGGCAGGAATTGGTAGCAAAGACTTTCTCCACAGAAGCGCTTCTATCATCTGTGGACATTGTACATATGTTTGCCAGTAGGGCCAGAAGATTGCCAGGGTAGAtgattttttgtattttgaattttcttgtagatttgtttttgttgtttgtactatttttctttgtatttcatttttgtaaAGGGTTTTATACTTTTTTGTATATTTTCCAATAAACTTGACGGTAGCTAGGTTGGTAGGGAAGCCACAAGCCACTTAGGTAGCTCATAGTAAGTAGGGACAGAGATTGTTTAATTCATAAAAATCTGGCTGGGCGGCCAGTGGCAGCAGTGGCGAGGCCACAGGCGCCGCGCACCACGCTGCCGGTTCTAAGAGAGAGATTGTGCGGCTGCCCCAGCTGGCCCGGGCCGAGCCCTCCCGTCCGTGCTGGCGGGTGCCAGGTGCACCAGGTCTCCTAGACCCGCCGAGGGACGGAGCGGACCTTGCCCCTCCGCCCCTCAGCCAGGCGTCCAGCCCTGGGGTAAACCTGTAGTCCCAGGTGGGACTTAGCCTCTGGATGACAcagggtagacctgttgtcccggcCGGACTTGGCCTCTGGGGAGCatggggtagacctgttgtcccggcCGGACTAAGCCTACAGAGACCCAGGGCAGACCTGTCGTCCCGGGCTGCCCTCGCCCCCTGGGCGCCGACTACCGGGCAGACCGACCCCCGCCATGGGATGCCCGGGCCCATGGCCCAGGCTGGGCCTGCAAGCGCGTGTCAGGCGGGCGACGCGCACCTCGCGGTGTGTCCCGCTCTGGAGGGCCCGCTTGCCTGCTCCCACGCCCTCCTTCCCCCCTGAAAAAGGTGAGGGGACGGGAAGGGGTGGGGGCACTCTTTTGACACTTGGGTGtgtcagcagcaggcagagcacagggcgCAGGCTGCCTGTCGGCTCGGCTGGTAGTGCGCTggatacaaaaggaaaataaataacatttgccaatattggggttgtttttttttttccccaccccccGGATAGGTTTCTCCTTCCAAGCAAACAGAACAGCTGTTCtttcaggaaaggagaaaagaaaaaggggggggcaaaaacccaagaaaacccaaatccaaaccacaagccccccaccccactgcccaaaaaaaatcccccaaccTCTAAACTCGGCATCAAACAAAGGCAAAGgaaccggggggggggggggacgaCGGGGgacaccaccaaaaaaactgccccccctaaaaaacccccacaaaccccacaacccaaaaaccaaagcaaagcaaagcaaagaagaaaGCCTCCCCCCCTCAacccaccccaccccaaaaacaaaaacaaaaagacccccccaaaacagcaaaaaaaaaaaatcgaaaaGACGGATGGCTCTTGATAGTGGGGGCTTCATTGGGTGGGACGGGGGCTGATAGAGCCCTCCGGCTCCGGGCCGTTATGAGTCTGTGAGCTTACCCCAGCAACGGGGTCCCCGGGCATGGGGAGGCGCCCGGCGGCGGGTGCCGACCGGGCGACAACCGGTGTAGCCCGGCTCTGGCCCGGTCCCAGCTCCTGTCGTTGACCGGACTCTGGGGCCGCCGGGGGCTTGGCGAGGCGCCTGGGCGGCGGGCGGCCCCGTGCGGACACCGGGtctgccctggctccccagGTGGACACCAAGTCTACCCCGGTTGCCGCAgtggacaccaggtctaccctgGCTGCCGCAGCAGAAACCAGGTCtaccccagctgctgcagcagataCCAGGTCTacccaggctgcccagcaggcaCCAGGTCTACCCTGGCTCCCCGGgcggacaacaggtctaccccagCTCCCCAGGCGGGCAACAGGTCTACCCTGGCTCCccggcggacaccaggtctaccccggctgcCACGGCAGACAACAGGTATATCCCGGCTGCTGCGGTGGACAACAAGTCtaccccagctccctgggcagacaacaggtctaccctgGCTCCCTGgcggacaacaggtctaccccggaTCCCCGGGTGGGCACATGGGCTACCCCGGCTGCTGTGgtggacaacaggtctaccccgctGCCCCGGCGGACATCgggtctaccccggctccccagtggacaccaggtctaccccggctgcCCAGgtggacaacaggtctaccccggctcctAGCTGGGCACCAGGTCTACTccggctccccgggcggacaGCAGGTCTACCCCGGTGCTGGGCCGCCAGGGGTCGGCGCAGTCCCCGGGCAGCGGGGGCCCACCggggacaacaggtctacctcGCTCCGGCGGGACTTAGTCTGATTTCGGCAGGCAccgggtagacctgttgtcgcGGCCGGCCGCAGAAGTTCACCAAGGGGTCACTGCTGGCGGCCGCCTCCAGCGATGTCATGGTAGCAGGAGGTCTGCGGCGGCGCGCCTTCCCGGTCAAGTTCCATTTGTCCTCTTGGAGGCGTGGGCGCCTTTGGACTCGTCTGTCCGTACTATGGGAGCGAGGTGACGGGCCGCATCCCCGCAGGTTGAGCTAGTGCCTGTgtctgaggcagagcagggcgGCTGCGCCTGCGGTCGCCGGGGCAAAGGGAGCTCCGCCTAGCCGGGACGAGTTGCATGGCTTCGTCCCGGCTCCCgtcctgcccagggaagtgggtACAGTTGGAGAGCCGAGAAAGAAGGGCGCTGAGAGGGGATcctgagaggctgagagagaagGGGCGAGAGAGGATCCTGAAAAAGACCCAGAGAGAAGGGCGGAAGACGAGCGCTGAGAGGCGAGAGAGAAGGGCGGAAGACGAGCGCTGAGAGGCGAGAGAGAAGGGCGGAAGACGATCGCAGAGCCGCTCGCCGGCCGAGGCGAGGCAGAAAGATGAGGCTGCCGGCGTGTCCCGCTCAGGCCCGGCTTCTGTTGGCTCTCTGAAGGGGGCGCGGCCACCCTGGGTAACCGGCGGCGGGCGAGGCGGCGGCGCCACATCCCTTTTCTGCCTGGCCCTAAGCCAGGGCCCACTCAGCGGGCACggtttttggctttttgggCTGTTGGTTCGCCTCAGCGGCCGGCAGCCGAGGCTGGACGCGTCCGGGCCTTTTCCCGGGCCTTGCCCTAGAGCCCCGAGTGCCGCCTGGTGGGCCAAGGTGGTGGCATCCCGTTCCCTGCTCCCGACCTGCTGGCCAGCATGTCCAGGGTGTCGGAAGGGCGGCGGAAACGTGCCGTGGGGCGTGCGGCCTGGCCTCGGCCCACCACCTGGCTCGAGGGGCTCGGTGACGGCGGTCACCCCGTGAGGCGCGGAGCCGGGGTGGTggcgccccggccccggccctgTGTTGTTGAGGCCGTTCCCCCTTCTTCGGCCTAAAGCCGGGGACCCGCGTGGCGGGCGGAATTTTTGAGGGGCGCCGACGCGGGCCGCGGTGGCCAGCCAGCCCTAGCACGGACCCGGAACCCGACAGAGAGCCGTCCGGAAGGTCCCGGGCAAGGCAGCGGCGCCTCGCCCACCTCGGTCGTGGACGGATCGAATGAGCCGCTTATGCCAGGCGGGCTGGGTTGCCACCCAggtctgtgggtttttttccttaggcGTGCCGGGGTGCTGTCAGAGTGGGGGTGTGCCCACCTGGCCTCcgcgggttttttttttttatctcttgcGGCTCTAAGCCGCGGCACCGAGAAGCGCGTGACCAAGGTGCGCGGGCCCACAGTGGAAGCGATGGTggatggagagagagaagggagagcgCCGAGATTGCTGGTGGGCGCTGGTGGGGGAGCGAGAGGCGCGTGCCATGACCCCCGGCCCGGGCCCACGGCCCCCGTGGCTAGCACGGGTCGTTGCCGAACGCGCGCTGCCATGTGCCTTTTTGTCATGCCGTCCCCACCCCGTATTTTATTTCCgtttgttttttcctggagGGGGGGAAGCCGACTGCCGCGAGGTGGGCGAA is a window encoding:
- the ENOSF1 gene encoding mitochondrial enolase superfamily member 1; protein product: MYHYIKTCISIGKDKTDPIYIRWGVNQGDPMSPLLFNLAMDPLLCKLENEGQGFQHGEWKVTAMAFADDLVLLSDSWESMQRNIKILEAFCQLTGLHTQGEKCHSFYIKPTRDSYTINYCLIWVINGSPLNMIDPGSSEEYLGRWVDPWTGFADSGLPEKLADWLQRIGCSSLKPLQKVNILRTYTIPRLIYLADHTEVNVGLLESLDMSIRKWSGSGFTSHRVTCDAILYSSFKDGALGIIKLAALIPSIQAQRLHRLAQSLDEALVGFLKDEQLDQVFERLWIKAGGRQESIPSIWEPLPEVGGGGVEAQSEWEAPTSKVRYPRPCDWRKIEFERWVHLVAQGHGIENLVNDVISNAWIRQYKGIPPQKLITALQLRANVYPTREFLARGRHEEAVRSCRHCGARFETVAHIVGNCPITQEARIKRHNIVCEVLSLRLGRRIGLSSRSCT